A stretch of Aedes aegypti strain LVP_AGWG chromosome 2, AaegL5.0 Primary Assembly, whole genome shotgun sequence DNA encodes these proteins:
- the LOC5576972 gene encoding UDP-glucuronosyltransferase 2B31 translates to MDRIVKCVVLVCLVGVPLCKGINILCLMGVPSPSHHIWNRVLMEALASRGYNLTIVSPDVEKVQKPNLTYIHLEEVYHTIHDGDTAIDFYEMAQQNLVTSMFTFYEYAYSLCEGVMRSKGLDTILNYPDNFKFDLVLYDFTCGPCLMGLYDKFGQPPLIGVTAFNIPPYTVDFIGGHKYPAYIPYYTLTYDTDMTFFQRLENLFIYTVDYFYRNYYYIPKTDEMLRRMPVFRDGPYLGDLDRKMKLMLVNSHHSVDFPEPIPQNMIQVGGLQIIPPKPLSAEIEEFIKNSKKGAILFSLGTNVLSSDLGEERIEMFLEAIEKFPDYNFLWKFEADQTKYKIPKNLMMRKFLPQNDILANPRTKLFITHAGLLSTHEATWHGVPMVGIPFIADQYRNLEKSLRAGVAERLIVWTLTTDKIVQTVRKVLENPSYRTKMREKSALFRDQPEKPLERALWWIDWCLRHPEAETIQSPTLRLGLWKSELYDVKIFVILAAVAVFLGVKRVFSVLTGTNKSHIKHKKKVN, encoded by the exons ATGGATCGGATCGTGAAATGTGTGGTGCTCGTTTGCTTAGTGGGAGTGCCTTTGTGTAAAGGCATCAATATACTCTGCTTGATGGGCGTTCCTAGCCCAAGTCATCACATCTGGAACCGGGTTTTGATGGAAGCTTTGGCCTCTAGGGGATACAACCTAACAATCGTCTCACCTGATGTGGAAAAAGTTCAGAAGCCTAATTTAACGTACATTCATCTTGAAGAGGTTTATCATACAATACATGATGGTGATACCGCAATTGATTTCTACGAAATGGCACAGCAGAATCTTGTCACAAGCATGTTCACTTTCTACGAATATGCTTATTCACTTTGCGAAGGAGTTATGCGATCCAAAGGATTGGACACAATCTTAAACTATCCAGATAACTTCAAGTTTGATTTAGTGCTGTACGATTTCACCTGCGGACCATGTTTGATGGGATTGTACGACAAATTTGGCCAACCACCGTTAATTGGAGTTACTGCTTTCAATATTCCACCATATACAGTGGATTTTATCGGTGGTCACAAATATCCGGCCTACATACCGTATTATACGTTAACGTACGACACAGACATGACATTCTTTCAAAGGCTGGAGAATTTGTTCATCTACACCGTGGATTATTT CTATCGTAACTACTACTATATTCCAAAGACGGACGAAATGCTCCGGCGAATGCCAGTGTTCAGAGATGGTCCATATTTAGGAGATTTGGAcagaaaaatgaaattaatgCTGGTGAACTCTCACCACTCAGTTGACTTTCCAGAACCCATTCCACAAAACATGATTCAAGTTGGTGGCCTGCAAATCATACCTCCTAAGCCACTATCAGCAGAAATTGAGGAATTCATCAAGAACTCTAAAAAAGGTGCAATTCTGTTTTCCCTGGGAACCAACGTTTTGAGCTCAGATTTGGGAGAAGAACGCATCGAAATGTTTTTGGAGGCAATCGAAAAGTTCCCAGATTACAACTTTCTGTGGAAGTTTGAAGCGGATCAAACAAAGTACAAGATTCCCAAAAATCTGATGATGCGCAAATTTTTACCACAAAATGACATTCTGGCAAACCCACGAACCAAGCTATTCATCACTCACGCTGGATTATTGAGTACTCATGAGGCAACTTGGCATGGCGTACCGATGGTCGGAATTCCGTTTATAGCTGAtcaatatcga AATCTGGAGAAATCATTAAGAGCGGGAGTAGCGGAAAGGTTGATTGTATGGACGTTGACCACAGATAAAATTGTGCAAACTGTCCGTAAAGTTCTGGAGAATCCTTCGTATCGTACGAAAATGCGTGAAAAGTCTGCCTTGTTCCGCGATCAACCGGAAAAACCATTGGAACGTGCTCTCTGGTGGATCGATTGGTGTCTGCGTCATCCAGAGGCGGAAACCATTCAATCGCCCACTCTGCGCTTAGGGTTGTGGAAGAGTGAATTGTACGATGTTAAAATTTTCGTAATTTTGGCTGCTGTGGCTGTATTCTTAGGTGTGAAAAGAGTTTTCAGTGTTCTAACCGGAACTAATAAAAGTCACATAAAGCATAAGAAAAAGGTAAACTAG